DNA from Streptomyces sp. NBC_01260:
GCGTCCTGCGTCAGCTGACCCACGACCCCCGCACCGTCGCGCTGCTCCTGCTGATCCCGGTCCTGATGATCACGCTGCTGCGCTACGTCTTCGACGGCAGCCCCAGGACCTTCGACTCCATCGGCGCCTCGCTGCTCGGCATCTTCCCGCTGATCACGATGTTCCTGGTGACCTCGATCGCCACCCTGCGCGAGCGCACCTCGGGCACCCTCGAACGCCTCCTCGCCATGCCGCTCGGCAAGGGCGACCTGATCGCGGGCTACGCCCTCGCGTTCGGCGCCGTCGCCATCCTCCAGTCCCTCCTGGCGACGGGCCTCTCCCTCTGGGTCCTCGGCCTGGACGTCACCGGATCACCGTGGCTGCTGCTCCTGGTCGCCCTGCTCGACGCCCTGCTCGGTACGGCCCTCGGCCTGTTCGTCTCGGCCTTCGCGGCATCCGAGTTCCAGGCGGTCCAGTTCATGCCGGCCGTGATCTTCCCGCAGCTCCTGCTCTGCGGACTGTTCATCGCCCGGGACCAGATGGCACCCGTCCTCGAAGCGATCTCGAACGTCCTGCCCATGTCGTACGCGGTCGACGGCATGAACGAGGTCCTCCACCACACGGACATCACCGGGGACTTCATCCGCGACATCGTGATCGTGGCGGGCTGCGCACTCCTCGTCCTCACCCTCGGCGCCGCCACCCTCCGCCGCCGCACCACCTGACGGGCCGGTGCGAGGATGGCGGGCACGCGTACCGAGAACAGCCGGCACCCAGAACCGCCGGCACCGCCCGGAGGGTGAACCGCATGACCCAGACAGTTGCAGTCCTCGGCACCGGCAAGATCGGCGAGGCCCTGCTCAGCGGCATGATCCGGGCCGGGTGGCGCCCGGCGAACCTGCTGGTCACCACCCGCCGCGCCGAACGCGCCGAGGAGCTCCGCAACCGCTACGGGGTCGACTCCGTCAGCAACGCCGAGGCCGCCGAGCGCGCCGACATCCTGATCCTCGCGGCCAAACCCCAGGACATGGCCCGCCTCCTCGACGAGCTCTCCGCCCATGTCGCAGCCGACCGCCTGGTCATCAGCGCCGCGGCCGGCATCACGACCGCCTTCATCGAGGACCGCCTCACCGAGGCCACCCCGGTCGTCCGTGTCATGCCGAACACCCCCGTCCTGGTCGACGAGGGCATGTCCGTCATCTCCGCGGGCAGCCACGCCACCGGCGCACACCTGGCCACCGCCGAGGCGATCTTCGGCGGGGTCGGCAAGACCCTGCGCGTCCCCGAGTCCCAGCAGGACGCGGCCACCGCACTCTCCGGCTCGGGCCCCGCGTACTTCTACTTCCTCGTCGAGGCGATGACGGACGCCGGCATCCTGCTCGGCCTGCCCCGCGCCCAGGCCCACGACCTGATCGTCCAGGCCGCCATCGGCGCCGCCGTGATGCTCCGGGACAGCGGCGAGCACCCGGTCAAGCTCCGCGAGGCGGTCACCAGCCCGGCCGGCACCACCATCAGCGCCATCCGCGAACTGGAGAACCACGGCGTGCGCGCCGCCCTCATCGCGGCCCTCGAAGCCGCCCGCGACCGCAGCCGCGAACTCGCCTCCGGCAACGGCTGAGCTACTCCGCGGCGGCTGCGATCAGCTCCGCACTGCGCACCACCTCCGCGAACCCACCGCCGTGCAGCGACACGGCGGTGGCCCGCGCCAGCTCCTGCGCGCCGAGCGTCCACCCCCACGGACCGGCCCCGTCGAAGGTGTACGTCGCATCGAGCGCGAAGAACACCTCGTACCCCAGGTTCCCCGCCATCCGTGCCGTCGTCTCCGCGCACATATTGGTCTGGATACCGGCCACCACGATCTGCCGCACCCCGCCCGCGCGCAGCCACGCCCCCAGATCGGGCGTCCCGTAGAACGCCGAGTTCACGCTCTTCGTCAGAAACAGCTCGGGCCCACCGCCCTTTCCCCGCCGCTCCTCCACGTACGGCTTGAAGCCGTTCCCCGGATATCCCACCCGCAGCGGCGAATCCGGCTTGGGCGAGTCATGCCGTACGAACACGACCGGCCGCCCGCTCGACTGCCAGGCATCGATCAGCCCGGCGATGTTCCGGTCCGCCGAGGGGTTGTTCCGCGGCCCCCAGTACGCCTCCTCCTCGAATCCCTGCTGCACGTCCACCACGACCAGCGCTGCGTTCTCCGCGATATCCATGGCTACGATGCTGCCGCCCCGGACCCCGGCGGCCCAGAGGTCAAAAAGCCATCGATCGATGCTTTACTGCCAGCATGGCCACGCCCCCGGACACGACCGCCACACCCGCCCCCGCCCGCGCCCCGTCCCGGATCGCCCTCGTCTCCTTTCCCGGCATCCGCGCGTTCGACGTCTCGGTCATCACGGAGGTCTGGGGCGTGGACCGCACCGACCGGGACGTGCCGGCGTTCGAGCTGCGCCGCACCGCGGCCGACCCGGCGCCCATCCCGCTGCGCGGCGGCCTCTCGCTGACCCCCGACCGCACGCTCGCCTGGCTGCCCCGCGCCGACCTGATCGTGGTCCCCGGCCTGGACGACCACCTGACACCGGCCCCCGGGCCGGTCCTCGAAGCGCTCCGCCGCGCCCATGCCCGCGCCACCCCGATCGCCGCCCTCTGCGGAGGCGCCTTCACGCTCGCCCAGGCGGGACTGCTGGACGGCCGGCGAGCGGTCACCCACTGGAACCTCACCGACCTCCTGCGCACCCGCCATCCCGGCGTGACCGTCGTCCCCGACGCCCTCTTCGTCCACGACGACAACCTCTGGACATCCGCGGGCACGGCGGCGGGCATCGACCTCTGCCTCCACCTCGTCCGTACGACCCACGGCGCGGAGGCCGCGGCGACGATCGCGCGTTCGATGGTCACGGCGCCCTTCCGCACCGGCACCCAGGCTCAGTTCATCGAGCACCCCACCCCGCACACCGACCGCGACGCCGACGCCCTCGCCGCGGTACGGGCCTTCGCCCTGACACATCTGGCCGAACCGCACACGGTGGCCGGCCTCGCCGCCCGAGCGGGCATGTCCCCGCGCTCCTTCGCCCGCCACTTCCAGGCGACCACCGGCACCGCTCCACTGCGCTGGCTGATCACCCAACGCATCGCCGCAGCTCAGAAGCTCCTGGAGCGCACCGATCTCGCCCTCCCCGAGGTAGCCCGCCGCACCGGCTTCGGCAGCGAGATCACCATGCGCCAGCACTTCGCGACCCACCTGTCCACCAGCCCCCGCGACTACCGCCTGGCCTTCCACCACACCCCGGCAGGACCTGGGGTTGACACGCCCGGTCCGCATCCGTAGTGTGCTCCGAGTTGTCCGACGTGAGCGCCGACCCCGGTCGGTCCCCGGACAGCCATTCCGCAGTAACCACAACGAGCCAGCGACAGCTGTCGCCTGCCTCTGCGTGCGCATTCGCGAAATGAGGAATCCACGTTCGAAGGAACGTGACCCCGATTAGCGTCGGGGCCCTGGATTCCGCTAAAGTCTCACTCGTCGGAACGGCCCAACAGCCAGGAAGACAAACCCCGCTGACTGGGAATCAGGCCCGAAAGGATCTGATAGAGTCGGACTCGCCGGAAAGGGAAACGCGAAAGCGAAGAACTGGAAAGCGAAAATGCGAGGCCCGCTTCGACCGGGAATCGGACACGAAAGAGTCTGATAGAGTCGGAAACGCAAGACCGAAGGGAAGCGCCCGGAGGAAAGCCCCAGAAAATGTTCTGGTGGTGAGTACAAAGGAAGCGTCCGTTCCTTGAGAACTCAACAGCGTGCCAAAAGTCAACGCCAGATACGTTGATACCCCGACCTGCTTCGGCAGGTTCGAGGTTCCTTTGAAAGTCCTGGCAGACCACACTAGTGGTTCTACCAGGCAATGCACATAGCGAGGACATAGTGAACGATCGGTCTTATTCCGACTCGATTGTTCCGCTCTCGTGTGTGTGATCCCGATTACGGGAAAACATTCACGGAGAGTTTGATCCTGGCTCAGGACGAACGCTGGCGGCGTGCTTAACACATGCAAGTCGAACGATGAAGCCCTTCGGGGTGGATTAGTGGCGAACGGGTGAGTAACACGTGGGCAATCTGCCCTTCACTCTGGGACAAGCCCTGGAAACGGGGTCTAATACCGGATAATACTTTCCCTCTCATGGGGGAAGGTTAAAAGCTCCGGCGGTGAAGGATGAGCCCGCGGCCTATCAGCTAGTTGGTGGGGTAATGGCCTACCAAGGCGACGACGGGTAGCCGGCCTGAGAGGGCGACCGGCCACACTGGGACTGAGACACGGCCCAGACTCCTACGGGAGGCAGCAGTGGGGAATATTGCACAATGGGCGAAAGCCTGATGCAGCGACGCCGCGTGAGGGATGACGGCCTTCGGGTTGTAAACCTCTTTCAGCAGGGAAGAAGCGAAAGTGACGGTACCTGCAGAAGAAGCGCCGGCTAACTACGTGCCAGCAGCCGCGGTAATACGTAGGGCGCAAGCGTTGTCCGGAATTATTGGGCGTAAAGAGCTCGTAGGCGGCTTGTTGCGTCGGTTGTGAAAGCCCGGGGCTTAACCCCGGGTCTGCAGTCGATACGGGCAGGCTAGAGTGTGGTAGGGGAGATCGGAATTCCTGGTGTAGCGGTGAAATGCGCAGATATCAGGAGGAACACCGGTGGCGAAGGCGGATCTCTGGGCCATTACTGACGCTGAGGAGCGAAAGCGTGGGGAGCGAACAGGATTAGATACCCTGGTAGTCCACGCCGTAAACGTTGGGAACTAGGTGTTGGCGACATTCCACGTCGTCGGTGCCGCAGCTAACGCATTAAGTTCCCCGCCTGGGGAGTACGGCCGCAAGGCTAAAACTCAAAGGAATTGACGGGGGCCCGCACAAGCAGCGGAGCATGTGGCTTAATTCGACGCAACGCGAAGAACCTTACCAAGGCTTGACATACACCGGAAAGCATCAGAGATGGTGCCCCCCTTGTGGTCGGTGTACAGGTGGTGCATGGCTGTCGTCAGCTCGTGTCGTGAGATGTTGGGTTAAGTCCCGCAACGAGCGCAACCCTTGTTCTGTGTTGCCAGCATGCCCTTCGGGGTGATGGGGACTCACAGGAGACTGCCGGGGTCAACTCGGAGGAAGGTGGGGACGACGTCAAGTCATCATGCCCCTTATGTCTTGGGCTGCACACGTGCTACAATGGCCGGTACAATGAGCTGCGATGCCGCGAGGCGGAGCGAATCTCAAAAAGCCGGTCTCAGTTCGGATTGGGGTCTGCAACTCGACCCCATGAAGTCGGAGTTGCTAGTAATCGCAGATCAGCATTGCTGCGGTGAATACGTTCCCGGGCCTTGTACACACCGCCCGTCACGTCACGAAAGTCGGTAACACCCGAAGCCGGTGGCCCAACCCCTTGTGGGAGGGAGCTGTCGAAGGTGGGACTGGCGATTGGGACGAAGTCGTAACAAGGTAGCCGTACCGGAAGGTGCGGCTGGATCACCTCCTTTCTAAGGAGCATTTCTTACCCGGTTTTCCGGGTCAGAGGCCAGTACACCGGCGAATGTTCGGTGCTGGTTGCTCATGGGTGGAACGTTGACTATTCGGCACGACAGGTTGTTTTTCACTAGTACTGCTTCGGCGTGGAATGTGGGGAGTGATCGGTCGGGTCGGGCACGCTGTTGGGTATCTGAAGGTACGGCCGTCATGGTCGTCCTTCGGTTGCCGGCCCCAGTGAACTCGCCCGGTAAGGGTGGGGTGGTGGGTGGCTGGTCGTTGTTTGAGAACTGCACAGTGGACGCGAGCATCTGTGGCCAAGTTTTTAAGGGCGCACGGTGGATGCCTTGGCACCAGGAACCGATGAAGGACGTGGGAGGCCACGATAGGCCCCGGGGAGCTGTCAACCAAGCTTTGATCCGGGGG
Protein-coding regions in this window:
- a CDS encoding ABC transporter permease, whose product is MSTRTPTSTTRDTPAPPPVTGSPVLSPARTLATAVRVLRQLTHDPRTVALLLLIPVLMITLLRYVFDGSPRTFDSIGASLLGIFPLITMFLVTSIATLRERTSGTLERLLAMPLGKGDLIAGYALAFGAVAILQSLLATGLSLWVLGLDVTGSPWLLLLVALLDALLGTALGLFVSAFAASEFQAVQFMPAVIFPQLLLCGLFIARDQMAPVLEAISNVLPMSYAVDGMNEVLHHTDITGDFIRDIVIVAGCALLVLTLGAATLRRRTT
- the proC gene encoding pyrroline-5-carboxylate reductase, which translates into the protein MTQTVAVLGTGKIGEALLSGMIRAGWRPANLLVTTRRAERAEELRNRYGVDSVSNAEAAERADILILAAKPQDMARLLDELSAHVAADRLVISAAAGITTAFIEDRLTEATPVVRVMPNTPVLVDEGMSVISAGSHATGAHLATAEAIFGGVGKTLRVPESQQDAATALSGSGPAYFYFLVEAMTDAGILLGLPRAQAHDLIVQAAIGAAVMLRDSGEHPVKLREAVTSPAGTTISAIRELENHGVRAALIAALEAARDRSRELASGNG
- a CDS encoding cysteine hydrolase family protein yields the protein MDIAENAALVVVDVQQGFEEEAYWGPRNNPSADRNIAGLIDAWQSSGRPVVFVRHDSPKPDSPLRVGYPGNGFKPYVEERRGKGGGPELFLTKSVNSAFYGTPDLGAWLRAGGVRQIVVAGIQTNMCAETTARMAGNLGYEVFFALDATYTFDGAGPWGWTLGAQELARATAVSLHGGGFAEVVRSAELIAAAAE
- a CDS encoding GlxA family transcriptional regulator, producing MATPPDTTATPAPARAPSRIALVSFPGIRAFDVSVITEVWGVDRTDRDVPAFELRRTAADPAPIPLRGGLSLTPDRTLAWLPRADLIVVPGLDDHLTPAPGPVLEALRRAHARATPIAALCGGAFTLAQAGLLDGRRAVTHWNLTDLLRTRHPGVTVVPDALFVHDDNLWTSAGTAAGIDLCLHLVRTTHGAEAAATIARSMVTAPFRTGTQAQFIEHPTPHTDRDADALAAVRAFALTHLAEPHTVAGLAARAGMSPRSFARHFQATTGTAPLRWLITQRIAAAQKLLERTDLALPEVARRTGFGSEITMRQHFATHLSTSPRDYRLAFHHTPAGPGVDTPGPHP